ATTTAATTCGTCGGACTTCGGTCAATCAGGTGAAGGAAATACATGGGCTGACAATGCCACTTGTCACTAAAAGTGATGGGGTCAAATTCGGGAAAACTGAAGGAGGAGCCGTTTGGTTAGATGCGAAAAAGACGTCTCCATATAAATTCTATCAATTTTGGCTGAACACAGATGATCGAGATGTTATCAAATTTCTTAAATATTTTACATTCTTGTCTCTCAACGAGATTGAGGCTTTGACAGAGGGAGTAGAAAAGGAACCTGAAAAGAGAAGGGCGCAGCGGTCATTAGCTGATGAAGTAACAAAGTTAGTTCATGGACAGAATGCTCTTGATCGAGCAGAGAAAATATCAAAAGCACTTTTCGGGGGAGGCCTAAAGGATCTGTCTGCTGCAGAGGTTGAAGAAGGGTTCAGTGATGTGCCTTCCGCAACCATCGACAATCCTGAAATCGGGTTCGTGGATTTGTTGATTCAAGCAGGAGTCGTTTCTTCAAAGCGTCAAGCCAGGGAAGCAATTGAGAACGGTTCAATTTATATCAACGATATTCGCCATTCAGATTTAGAAACGAACGTTTCCCAACTGGATCGGCTAGGTGGAAAGTACCTGGTTATACGTCGCGGAAAGAAAAGCTATTATCTCGTGAAGTTTAATTAGACCATAGGGAC
This region of Desulfosporosinus sp. Sb-LF genomic DNA includes:
- the tyrS gene encoding tyrosine--tRNA ligase; translation: MDIFSELKGRGLIYQHTDEEALRKRLAAGPMTLYCGFDPTADSLHIGSLLPILVLKRFQLAGHIPIALVGGGTGLIGDPSGKASERVLNPKEVVEQWADKIKDQLGHFLDFETKESPAIVANNYDWLGSLQVIEFLRDIGKNFPLGTMLAKDSVEARMSKGISYTEFSYMILQSYDYLKLNEVYGCEMQVGGSDQWGNITGGIDLIRRTSVNQVKEIHGLTMPLVTKSDGVKFGKTEGGAVWLDAKKTSPYKFYQFWLNTDDRDVIKFLKYFTFLSLNEIEALTEGVEKEPEKRRAQRSLADEVTKLVHGQNALDRAEKISKALFGGGLKDLSAAEVEEGFSDVPSATIDNPEIGFVDLLIQAGVVSSKRQAREAIENGSIYINDIRHSDLETNVSQLDRLGGKYLVIRRGKKSYYLVKFN